The following are encoded in a window of Pseudalgibacter alginicilyticus genomic DNA:
- the pdhA gene encoding pyruvate dehydrogenase (acetyl-transferring) E1 component subunit alpha, which yields MQKITKEVYLKWYEDMLFWRKFEDKLAAVYIQQKVRGFLHLYNGQEAVLAGALHAMDLTKDKMITAYRNHVQPIGMGVDPKRVMAELYGKATGTSHGMGGSMHIFSKEHRFYGGHGIVGGQIPLGAGMAFGDKYHDSDAVTLCCFGDGAARQGSLHETFNLAMLWNLPVVFVCENNGYAMGTSVERTANHSEIWKLGLGYDMPSGPVDGMNPIKVAEAFDEAIQRARKGGGPSFLELKTYRYRGHSMSDAQHYRTKDEVEEYKKIDPITQVKDVILEKKYATEDDIKVIDKRVKEKVLECEKFAEESPFPDKQQLYDMVYEQEDYPFIQHKI from the coding sequence ATGCAAAAAATCACAAAAGAGGTTTACCTCAAATGGTATGAAGACATGTTATTCTGGAGAAAGTTTGAAGATAAACTAGCTGCAGTGTACATACAACAAAAAGTAAGAGGATTTCTTCATTTATATAATGGTCAAGAAGCTGTATTAGCAGGTGCATTGCACGCTATGGATTTGACTAAAGATAAAATGATAACAGCTTACCGTAATCACGTACAGCCAATTGGTATGGGTGTAGATCCAAAACGTGTTATGGCTGAGTTATACGGAAAAGCAACAGGTACCTCTCATGGTATGGGAGGGTCCATGCATATTTTTTCTAAAGAGCATCGTTTTTATGGCGGTCATGGTATTGTAGGGGGGCAAATTCCTTTAGGTGCAGGCATGGCTTTTGGAGATAAATATCACGATAGTGATGCTGTAACTTTATGTTGTTTTGGTGATGGTGCCGCAAGACAAGGATCTTTGCATGAAACTTTTAACTTAGCAATGCTTTGGAATCTTCCAGTTGTATTTGTTTGCGAAAACAACGGTTACGCTATGGGAACCTCTGTAGAACGTACAGCAAATCACAGTGAAATTTGGAAATTAGGTTTAGGTTATGATATGCCAAGTGGACCAGTAGATGGTATGAATCCTATTAAGGTTGCTGAAGCATTTGATGAAGCGATTCAAAGAGCTCGTAAAGGAGGCGGTCCTTCTTTTTTAGAATTGAAAACGTATCGTTATAGAGGGCATTCAATGAGTGATGCTCAACATTATAGAACAAAAGATGAGGTTGAGGAATATAAAAAGATTGACCCAATTACTCAAGTAAAAGACGTTATTCTTGAAAAGAAATATGCTACAGAAGATGATATTAAAGTCATTGACAAGCGCGTAAAAGAAAAGGTTTTAGAATGCGAAAAATTTGCTGAAGAATCGCCATTCCCAGATAAGCAACAGCTTTATGATATGGTTTACGAACAAGAAGATTATCCATTTATACAACATAAAATATAA
- the cdd gene encoding cytidine deaminase, whose product MKKIKIESTIYVYENLEALPQDVFYLVERAKEARNNAYAPYSKFKVGAALVLDNNEVVTGNNQENASYPSGLCAERTAVYYAGSQYPNAKILKMVIVAGSEVNKTDEAIPPCGACRQAIAEYEVKQELPIEIYFMGETGRILKSNSLKNLLPLLFNKSML is encoded by the coding sequence ATGAAGAAAATAAAAATAGAGTCTACCATATACGTTTATGAAAATTTAGAAGCATTGCCACAAGATGTTTTTTATTTAGTAGAAAGAGCTAAAGAAGCTAGAAACAATGCTTATGCTCCCTACTCAAAGTTTAAAGTAGGAGCTGCCTTAGTGCTTGACAATAATGAGGTTGTAACAGGAAATAATCAAGAAAATGCATCTTACCCCTCAGGTTTATGTGCCGAACGAACTGCAGTATATTACGCAGGATCTCAATATCCAAATGCTAAAATTTTAAAAATGGTTATTGTTGCTGGTTCTGAAGTAAATAAAACAGATGAAGCTATCCCTCCATGTGGCGCCTGTAGACAAGCCATTGCTGAATATGAAGTAAAACAAGAATTGCCAATAGAAATTTATTTCATGGGAGAAACAGGACGCATTTTGAAATCTAACTCTCTGAAAAATTTACTCCCCCTTCTATTCAACAAATCGATGTTATAG
- the porV gene encoding type IX secretion system outer membrane channel protein PorV: MKNSILLLLAFVFVLKIDAQTTTIIPNPNDSRAITTGMPFTLIAPDARSAGMGDMGVATSVDAFSQQWNSSKYAFSEAKSGVGISYTPYLSKLVNDIGLAYLTYYNRLDERSAFAASFKYFGLGEIEFRLNESDIGTIQKPNELQLDVSYALKLSDQFAMSVAMRYLRSDLRLNYDNSDASAAGTFGVDISGYYQSEEEAYNSYNGRWRAGFAIQNVGPKFKYDDAGPDNFQPTNLRLGAGFDFIFDQYNKVSVTAEVAKLLVPTPPILGTEYNFTDNNDNGVYDEDIDDLGTVVQENVIYQGQTQDVNFLSGMFQSFGDAPGGFSEEIKEFTYSLGAEYMYQDSFAFRLGYFNEAEEKGARKFLALGAGFKYNVINIDMSYLFSASKVQSPLEGTLRFGLTFNLGAGTYREY; this comes from the coding sequence ATGAAGAATTCGATACTGCTATTGTTAGCGTTTGTTTTTGTGTTAAAAATAGATGCTCAAACCACTACAATAATACCTAATCCCAACGATTCGAGAGCAATTACTACAGGAATGCCTTTCACGCTTATAGCACCTGATGCACGTTCTGCTGGTATGGGGGATATGGGAGTTGCTACTTCTGTTGATGCCTTTTCTCAACAATGGAATTCTTCAAAATATGCGTTTTCTGAAGCTAAATCGGGTGTTGGAATTAGTTATACACCTTATTTGAGCAAATTAGTTAACGATATAGGATTGGCTTATTTAACTTATTACAACCGTTTAGATGAACGTAGTGCTTTTGCTGCTAGTTTTAAGTACTTTGGTTTAGGAGAAATAGAATTTCGCTTGAATGAATCAGATATAGGCACTATTCAAAAACCTAATGAGTTACAATTGGATGTGTCTTATGCTTTAAAATTAAGTGATCAATTTGCTATGTCAGTTGCTATGCGTTATTTGCGTTCAGATTTAAGGCTTAATTATGATAATAGTGATGCAAGCGCAGCTGGTACGTTTGGTGTCGATATTTCTGGATATTACCAAAGTGAAGAAGAGGCTTATAATAGTTATAATGGACGCTGGAGAGCGGGTTTTGCAATTCAGAATGTAGGACCTAAGTTTAAATATGATGATGCTGGTCCAGATAATTTTCAGCCAACCAATTTGCGTTTAGGAGCTGGTTTTGATTTTATTTTTGACCAGTATAATAAAGTGTCTGTTACTGCCGAAGTGGCTAAACTGTTAGTTCCTACGCCTCCAATTTTAGGGACCGAGTATAATTTTACAGATAATAATGATAACGGAGTTTATGATGAAGATATAGATGATTTAGGAACTGTTGTTCAGGAAAATGTTATTTATCAAGGGCAAACTCAAGATGTGAATTTTTTATCAGGAATGTTTCAATCCTTTGGAGATGCTCCAGGTGGTTTTAGTGAAGAAATAAAAGAATTTACATATTCCTTAGGAGCAGAATACATGTACCAAGATTCTTTTGCATTTAGATTAGGTTATTTTAACGAAGCAGAAGAAAAAGGCGCTAGGAAATTCTTAGCCTTAGGCGCTGGTTTTAAGTATAATGTTATCAATATAGATATGTCTTATTTATTTTCTGCATCTAAAGTGCAAAGTCCGTTGGAAGGAACACTTCGCTTTGGGTTGACCTTTAATTTAGGGGCTGGTACTTATAGAGAATATTAA